A genomic stretch from Bacteroidia bacterium includes:
- a CDS encoding DUF3781 domain-containing protein produces MNNYKTEILNKICFTDLVYGRINKKLGIKLSKDKIEIMIFEIIKGTDESEFQKTGKNIYITNNDRNIRLTINSYTYRIITADKLNN; encoded by the coding sequence ATGAATAATTATAAAACCGAAATCTTAAATAAAATTTGCTTTACAGACCTCGTTTATGGGAGGATTAATAAGAAACTGGGCATAAAACTTTCAAAAGACAAAATTGAAATAATGATTTTTGAAATTATTAAGGGAACAGATGAGTCCGAATTTCAAAAAACAGGTAAAAACATTTATATTACAAACAACGACAGAAATATAAGACTGACAATTAATTCCTATACTTATAGAATAATTACAGCAGATAAATTAAACAATTAG
- a CDS encoding J domain-containing protein, with protein MDFKDYYKILGVSNTASEAEIKTAYRKLARKHHPDLNPENKDAEAKFKEINEANEVLSDPENRKKYDKFGKDWKHGEEYENAKRQQQQNYSSHQSGQQDFASEDYSDFFESMFGGGRASHSQGRSQKFRGQDYNAELQLDLKDVYTTQPQILTVNNQKIRLTIPAGVENGQVIKIKGKGGLGTNGGPDGDLFIKFNINNHTQFKREGSDLYQNVDLDLYTSILGGEITVDSFTGKIKLQIKPETKNESKGKLKGKGFPVYKKEGEFGDMIITYHIKIPTNLSEKEIELFKELQKISTK; from the coding sequence ATGGATTTCAAAGATTATTATAAAATTTTAGGTGTTTCGAATACAGCAAGCGAAGCGGAGATTAAAACTGCTTATCGGAAACTTGCCCGGAAACACCATCCTGATTTGAATCCGGAAAACAAAGATGCGGAGGCTAAATTCAAAGAAATAAATGAGGCAAACGAAGTTTTGAGTGATCCTGAAAACCGGAAGAAATACGATAAGTTTGGAAAAGATTGGAAACACGGAGAAGAATATGAAAATGCGAAGCGTCAACAACAGCAAAACTATTCTTCACATCAATCAGGTCAGCAAGACTTTGCAAGCGAAGACTATTCAGATTTTTTCGAATCCATGTTTGGCGGAGGAAGAGCCTCACACAGCCAAGGACGCAGTCAGAAATTTCGAGGTCAGGATTACAACGCTGAATTGCAGCTCGATTTAAAAGACGTTTACACCACTCAACCGCAAATACTAACCGTCAACAATCAAAAAATTAGGCTCACTATACCCGCAGGAGTTGAAAACGGGCAAGTGATAAAAATTAAAGGAAAAGGTGGATTGGGAACCAATGGTGGTCCGGATGGTGATTTATTCATCAAATTCAATATCAACAATCATACGCAGTTCAAGCGCGAAGGGAGTGATTTATATCAGAATGTTGATCTGGATTTATACACCTCCATTTTGGGCGGAGAAATAACGGTTGATTCTTTTACTGGTAAGATCAAACTCCAGATAAAGCCAGAAACGAAAAATGAATCAAAAGGAAAATTGAAAGGAAAAGGTTTTCCAGTTTATAAAAAAGAGGGAGAATTTGGCGATATGATTATCACCTATCATATTAAGATTCCAACTAATCTGAGCGAAAAAGAAATAGAGCTATTCAAAGAATTACAAAAAATTAGTACAAAATGA
- a CDS encoding chaperone modulator CbpM yields the protein MKTNDLISTEILCSHYDIEISFVNALNEMGLIKIEIVEQNQFIHQDQISDLEKIIRLHNELSVNLEGIDIVFNLLEKEQQLRHELTILKNKLRLYEED from the coding sequence ATGAAGACAAACGATTTAATTTCGACAGAAATACTCTGCTCGCATTACGACATTGAAATTTCATTTGTAAATGCATTAAACGAAATGGGACTCATCAAAATCGAAATTGTTGAGCAAAATCAATTTATACATCAAGACCAAATTAGTGATCTTGAAAAAATAATTAGACTTCACAACGAACTAAGCGTGAATTTGGAGGGTATTGATATTGTTTTTAATTTATTGGAGAAGGAACAACAATTACGGCATGAATTAACTATCCTTAAAAATAAACTTCGTCTTTATGAAGAGGACTAA
- a CDS encoding VIT family protein, whose protein sequence is MELVKHYTNRSGWLRAAVLGANDGILSTTSIAIGVAAASSTRYPIVLASLAGLVAGAFSMAAGEYVSVSSQYDIEVADLKREKKELETMPEIELKELSKIYERRGLDTDLAMQVAVQLTNRNALEAHAKDELGINEFTKPKPLQAALASWASFVTGGILPLLVSIFSPIKQMIIYQYVFAIVFLALSGAIAAKAGGSTISKAMIRICFWGTIAMGITALVGYLFGVKAI, encoded by the coding sequence ATGGAACTTGTAAAACATTATACAAACAGAAGCGGATGGCTGAGAGCAGCAGTTTTAGGTGCGAATGACGGTATTCTTTCTACCACAAGTATAGCAATAGGCGTAGCTGCAGCAAGTTCTACTCGGTATCCAATTGTTTTGGCTTCATTAGCGGGTTTAGTGGCAGGTGCTTTTTCTATGGCTGCCGGCGAATACGTTTCAGTAAGTTCTCAATATGACATCGAAGTTGCCGATTTAAAAAGAGAAAAAAAGGAACTTGAGACGATGCCTGAAATTGAATTAAAAGAATTATCTAAAATCTATGAGCGCAGAGGATTGGATACGGATTTAGCAATGCAGGTGGCGGTGCAATTAACAAATCGTAACGCGTTGGAAGCCCATGCCAAAGACGAATTAGGCATCAACGAATTTACCAAGCCAAAACCTTTACAAGCAGCCTTGGCTTCCTGGGCATCATTTGTAACGGGAGGCATTTTGCCATTATTGGTTTCCATTTTTTCGCCAATAAAACAAATGATAATTTACCAATATGTATTTGCAATTGTATTCCTCGCATTATCGGGGGCTATTGCAGCGAAGGCTGGTGGCTCAACTATTTCAAAGGCGATGATTCGAATTTGTTTTTGGGGTACCATTGCAATGGGAATAACTGCGCTTGTAGGCTATCTATTTGGGGTAAAGGCAATTTAA
- a CDS encoding divalent metal cation transporter, with amino-acid sequence MAKAAKFPARIKKFFGILGPGLVTGASDDDPSGIATYSQAGAQFGLSTLWLALLTFPLMAAVQGMCARIGLVTSQGLTVTLKNHYSKPLLYTMLLFSFPAITLNIGADIEGMGAVANMIFPSIPISVFCIGFTAILMFIIIKYPYQKIAKILKWLCLSLLLYVLIPFMTKQDWLLVAKNTFIPTIHFNKDFFSIVVAILGTTISPYLFFWQATMEAEDMAHSKKRVIVNKRILGIMKTDVNAGMFLSNVVMFFIILTTGTVLYNAGIRQINTVDQAAKALEPLTGKLTYLIFAIGVLGTGLLAIPVLAGSQSYMLAETFGWEAGLDRKFPQAKAFYISIIVSLLVGLSLDFLGISPIKALIFTAIAYGLTAPILIAIILHIGNNKKIMKTNTNSRISNVLGFITLVIMAFAAIGLIYLLIST; translated from the coding sequence ATGGCAAAAGCTGCAAAATTTCCTGCAAGAATTAAAAAGTTTTTTGGCATTTTAGGACCAGGACTTGTAACCGGAGCAAGCGACGATGACCCATCGGGCATTGCCACTTATTCACAAGCAGGTGCACAGTTTGGGCTTTCAACACTGTGGTTAGCATTGCTTACCTTTCCATTAATGGCAGCAGTACAAGGTATGTGTGCAAGAATTGGCTTGGTAACATCTCAAGGTTTAACAGTTACTTTAAAAAACCATTATTCGAAGCCATTGCTTTATACCATGTTGCTTTTTAGTTTCCCCGCCATTACATTGAACATTGGTGCAGACATAGAAGGCATGGGTGCGGTAGCGAATATGATTTTTCCTTCCATACCCATTTCCGTTTTCTGTATTGGTTTCACTGCTATTCTAATGTTTATAATCATTAAATATCCGTATCAAAAAATTGCTAAGATTTTAAAATGGCTTTGCCTTTCTTTATTGCTATATGTGCTTATTCCATTTATGACAAAACAAGATTGGCTCTTGGTTGCAAAAAATACTTTTATTCCAACTATTCATTTTAATAAAGATTTTTTTTCTATCGTAGTTGCCATACTTGGAACAACAATTTCTCCGTACTTGTTTTTTTGGCAAGCCACCATGGAAGCAGAAGATATGGCGCACAGTAAAAAAAGAGTAATTGTAAATAAACGTATTCTGGGCATTATGAAAACCGATGTAAATGCTGGAATGTTTTTATCAAACGTCGTTATGTTTTTCATTATTCTTACTACAGGCACTGTTTTGTACAACGCAGGCATTCGTCAAATTAACACCGTTGACCAAGCTGCAAAAGCATTAGAGCCATTGACAGGAAAATTAACGTATTTGATTTTTGCTATTGGTGTTTTAGGAACAGGACTTTTAGCAATACCGGTATTAGCAGGTTCACAATCTTATATGCTTGCAGAAACGTTTGGTTGGGAAGCAGGACTTGACAGAAAATTCCCGCAAGCAAAGGCATTTTATATTTCAATTATTGTTTCGTTGCTTGTAGGTTTATCACTCGACTTTTTAGGGATAAGTCCGATAAAGGCTTTGATTTTTACAGCAATAGCCTACGGACTTACAGCACCTATTTTAATTGCTATCATTCTTCATATTGGGAACAACAAAAAGATAATGAAGACAAATACCAACTCAAGAATTTCAAATGTGCTTGGTTTTATAACTTTAGTAATAATGGCATTTGCTGCAATTGGATTAATTTACCTTTTAATTTCAACCTGA
- a CDS encoding UDP-2,3-diacylglucosamine diphosphatase, whose amino-acid sequence MKENKKIYFASDFHLGVPDYESSLKREKLIVRWLDEIKHDAEEIFLMGDIFDFWFEYKHAVPKGFVRLLGKIAELSDAGISIHFFTGNHDMWMFDYFPKELNIQMHREAIVKNFNEKIFFLAHGDGLGPGDHGYKFIKKVFASPVSQWLFARLHPNLGIAFAHYWSKKSRIANGEKDEKFHGEKNEWLIIYCKELLEKKFFDYFIFGHRHLPMDIAVGEKSKYINLGEWVNYNSYAVFDGNKLELKYFSV is encoded by the coding sequence TTGAAAGAAAATAAAAAAATATATTTTGCATCTGATTTTCATTTGGGCGTTCCCGATTACGAAAGTAGTTTGAAGCGTGAAAAATTAATTGTGCGATGGCTCGATGAAATAAAACACGACGCAGAAGAAATTTTTTTAATGGGCGATATTTTCGATTTTTGGTTTGAATACAAACACGCTGTACCAAAAGGTTTTGTGCGCTTGCTTGGAAAAATTGCAGAACTATCAGATGCCGGAATCAGCATTCATTTTTTTACTGGAAACCACGATATGTGGATGTTTGATTATTTTCCGAAAGAATTAAATATTCAAATGCACCGCGAAGCCATCGTAAAAAACTTCAACGAAAAAATATTTTTCCTGGCGCATGGAGATGGCTTAGGTCCAGGCGATCATGGATATAAATTCATAAAAAAAGTTTTTGCAAGCCCCGTTTCGCAATGGCTATTTGCGCGTTTGCATCCCAATTTAGGAATCGCGTTTGCGCACTATTGGTCGAAAAAAAGTCGTATCGCCAATGGCGAAAAAGATGAAAAATTTCACGGAGAAAAAAATGAATGGCTTATTATTTATTGCAAAGAATTGCTCGAAAAAAAGTTTTTTGATTACTTTATTTTTGGGCATCGCCATCTTCCGATGGATATTGCTGTGGGAGAAAAAAGTAAATATATTAATTTGGGAGAATGGGTAAATTACAATTCCTACGCGGTTTTCGACGGAAATAAATTGGAATTAAAATATTTTTCCGTTTAA
- a CDS encoding M1 family metallopeptidase: MLRKIIFLPTIFLLFCSELNAQDYFQQQVDYNIHVKLNDVSNELSAYETIGYLNNSSQTLDFIYMHLWPNGYKNDSTAMAKQMLESGNTTFYYSSADDKGYIDSLDFKVDGQPVKWEYAGDPSIVKIILNEPLKGGEKLILTTPFHVKIPNGKISRMGHIGQSYQISQWYPKPAVYDRNGWNQIPYLNQGEFYSEYGSFDVFITLPKNYVVGATGDLIDGEQEQEWLAENAQKTAAMTSLPTDMSFPPSDKETKTLHYHLSKIHDFAWFADKRYHVLKGEATLPHSGKKVSTYVMFTNANADLWKKSLQYMHDAIYYYSLWNGDYAYDVVTAVDGTISAGGGMEYPTITVIGAASNDFELETVIAHELGHNWFYGMLGSNERKHAWMDEGINSYYENRYLETVHPDAKLLGNFSSTKLAHDFDLSKYRHREEYYLTYLINAAKNEDQAIDLPAGDYTDINYAGDVYCKTALAFNYLMAYLGKPMMDSIMQTYFDTWKFKHPQPYDIQKIFDDVTGKDLSWFFDDLLETTKKIDYEIISSKKLDSAKGYDIVLKNTGQIIGPVSVAGIKNGKIRAIVWYDGFSGKKTLGFPTGEYDHFKIDYFEDIPEINRNNNTLRTSGILKRTEPFKLQFLGSIDDPDKTQLFFTPIIGWNNYNKFMLGAAFYNSILPQKKLEYIFTPMYAFGNKDLAGYAQIHYNITPDNDVFQQITLGINGARFDDASNPLNTDFNKIVPEILFKFKKKRARSNLQQTLRYRDINIIEGSVLYGESSSTYFPVEKTLHKMYNDVTYNVTNSRVINPCSAIVNFQQGDKMAKLSLTANFSFTLSKNKSIDFRIFSGTFIGTTATDAGPYAFRLSGETGSQDYLYDNVFLGRSEYTGILSQQMTETDGDFKMFTALGQSTGSLVSMNVKSSLPISPLRIYADLGASSDDYFAKAPPLYDIGIDLPIAKNIFEIYFPLFYSQDIKNEITANNLKYFQTVRFTLNFNLMNPLNIIKNLSL; the protein is encoded by the coding sequence ATGCTTCGAAAAATTATTTTTTTGCCGACGATTTTTTTACTTTTTTGTTCTGAACTGAATGCGCAAGATTATTTTCAACAACAAGTAGATTATAACATTCATGTAAAATTGAATGATGTAAGCAACGAGCTTTCGGCTTACGAAACAATAGGATATCTTAACAATTCTTCGCAAACACTCGATTTTATTTACATGCACTTGTGGCCCAACGGTTATAAAAATGATTCGACCGCTATGGCGAAACAAATGTTGGAAAGCGGCAATACTACTTTTTATTATTCGTCTGCAGATGATAAAGGGTATATTGATAGTTTGGATTTTAAAGTAGACGGGCAACCAGTGAAATGGGAATATGCAGGCGATCCAAGTATTGTAAAAATAATTTTAAACGAACCATTAAAGGGCGGCGAAAAATTAATTCTCACCACACCTTTTCACGTAAAAATTCCGAACGGAAAAATTTCAAGAATGGGGCACATCGGACAATCGTATCAAATTTCTCAATGGTATCCAAAGCCTGCAGTGTACGATCGAAATGGCTGGAATCAAATTCCGTATTTAAACCAAGGCGAATTTTATTCGGAATACGGAAGTTTCGATGTCTTTATTACGCTTCCGAAAAATTATGTTGTAGGCGCAACTGGCGATTTAATTGATGGCGAACAGGAACAAGAATGGCTGGCTGAAAACGCTCAAAAAACAGCGGCTATGACCAGCTTACCGACCGATATGTCATTTCCGCCATCTGATAAAGAAACAAAAACATTGCATTATCATCTCAGTAAAATACATGATTTTGCTTGGTTTGCGGATAAAAGATATCATGTTTTAAAAGGCGAAGCGACACTTCCGCATTCTGGAAAAAAAGTTTCTACTTACGTGATGTTTACCAATGCCAATGCGGATTTATGGAAAAAAAGTTTGCAGTATATGCACGATGCAATTTATTATTATTCGCTCTGGAACGGTGATTACGCCTATGATGTAGTAACCGCGGTGGATGGAACTATTAGCGCTGGTGGTGGAATGGAATATCCTACCATTACCGTTATTGGCGCTGCATCGAATGATTTTGAATTAGAAACTGTGATTGCGCATGAACTCGGACACAATTGGTTTTACGGAATGCTTGGCTCGAACGAGCGGAAACACGCATGGATGGACGAAGGAATCAATTCGTATTACGAAAACCGTTATTTGGAAACCGTTCATCCGGATGCGAAATTGCTCGGAAATTTTTCTTCTACAAAACTGGCGCACGATTTCGATTTATCGAAATACAGACACCGCGAAGAATATTATTTAACCTATCTCATCAACGCTGCCAAAAATGAAGATCAAGCAATTGACTTGCCGGCTGGCGATTACACCGATATTAATTACGCAGGAGATGTGTATTGCAAAACAGCTTTGGCATTTAATTATTTGATGGCATATCTCGGAAAGCCAATGATGGACAGCATTATGCAAACTTATTTCGACACTTGGAAATTTAAACACCCACAACCATACGACATCCAGAAAATTTTTGACGATGTTACAGGAAAAGATTTGAGTTGGTTTTTTGATGATTTATTGGAAACCACAAAAAAGATTGATTACGAAATTATTTCTTCTAAAAAATTAGATTCAGCGAAAGGATATGACATCGTTCTAAAAAATACTGGACAAATCATTGGACCTGTTTCTGTTGCTGGAATAAAAAATGGTAAAATTAGAGCAATCGTTTGGTACGATGGCTTTTCCGGAAAGAAAACATTGGGCTTTCCTACTGGAGAATATGATCATTTTAAAATAGATTATTTCGAAGATATTCCTGAAATAAATCGTAATAACAACACGCTAAGAACTTCTGGAATTTTAAAAAGAACCGAACCTTTTAAACTTCAATTTCTGGGAAGTATAGACGATCCAGATAAAACGCAACTTTTTTTTACACCTATTATCGGTTGGAATAATTACAACAAATTTATGTTGGGAGCTGCCTTTTACAATTCGATACTTCCACAAAAAAAATTGGAATATATTTTTACTCCGATGTATGCTTTCGGAAATAAAGATTTGGCAGGCTATGCGCAAATTCATTACAACATCACGCCCGACAATGATGTGTTTCAGCAAATAACGTTGGGTATAAACGGAGCTCGTTTTGATGATGCGTCGAATCCACTCAATACTGATTTTAATAAAATCGTGCCAGAGATTCTTTTCAAATTCAAGAAAAAACGTGCGCGCAGTAATTTGCAACAAACTCTACGTTACCGTGATATCAATATTATTGAAGGCTCCGTACTGTATGGAGAAAGTTCTTCGACTTATTTTCCGGTGGAAAAAACACTTCACAAAATGTACAACGATGTAACGTATAACGTAACTAACAGCAGAGTTATCAATCCTTGTAGTGCAATTGTAAATTTTCAACAAGGCGATAAAATGGCAAAACTTTCACTTACCGCAAATTTTTCGTTCACACTTTCAAAAAATAAAAGTATTGATTTCAGAATATTTTCAGGAACTTTTATTGGAACAACAGCCACCGATGCTGGACCTTATGCTTTTAGATTGTCAGGCGAAACAGGTTCTCAAGATTATTTGTACGATAATGTTTTTCTGGGACGCAGCGAATACACCGGAATTTTATCCCAACAAATGACCGAAACAGACGGCGACTTTAAAATGTTTACCGCGCTCGGACAAAGCACAGGCTCACTAGTAAGTATGAATGTAAAAAGTTCATTGCCTATTTCTCCTCTACGAATTTATGCTGATTTAGGCGCCTCAAGCGATGATTATTTTGCAAAGGCGCCTCCCTTGTATGATATTGGCATTGATTTACCGATTGCAAAAAATATTTTTGAAATTTATTTCCCGCTATTTTATTCTCAAGATATTAAAAATGAAATTACCGCAAACAATTTAAAATACTTTCAAACAGTACGTTTTACACTTAATTTTAATTTGATGAATCCCTTAAATATTATCAAAAATTTATCCTTGTAA
- a CDS encoding TlpA disulfide reductase family protein, producing MKKTIVILLSALAIAGCKQKASTANHSAFELDGKLIGSQGEKIFLEQLSPEGVKTVDTTIIDKSGEFHFYTSGINIGFYNVKINDRNFATVILDSNSKVNLTGNAQDLGNTFSVTGSPDSKLFIDLNVFLKKNYTKRDSITKLYQVYANLHKDKKSLDSLSNALEQPFDSIVIQQNRYLTNFIDANTSSFACLAAIQQLNSDQFLSYYQKLDKALTTKYPDSPYIKFFHNKMNDMARLAVGSEAPDIKLNDPLGEPVSLSSLRGKIVLIDFWASWCGPCKEELPNVVAAYKKYKDKGFTVFSVSLDKDKKDWTDAIQKFDLTWTQVSDLAYWNSSVVKLYGLTSIPQTYLIDKDGKIIAKGLRGDDLQNKLAELLK from the coding sequence ATGAAAAAAACAATTGTAATTCTCTTATCAGCTTTAGCAATAGCAGGATGCAAACAAAAAGCATCAACTGCAAATCACAGTGCATTTGAGCTCGACGGAAAATTAATTGGCTCGCAAGGCGAAAAAATATTTTTAGAACAGCTTTCTCCGGAAGGCGTTAAAACAGTTGATACCACTATAATTGATAAAAGTGGCGAATTTCATTTTTACACGAGCGGCATTAATATTGGATTTTACAATGTGAAAATAAACGATCGTAATTTTGCGACTGTAATATTAGATTCTAACTCAAAAGTAAATTTGACAGGAAACGCGCAGGATTTAGGAAATACTTTTTCCGTAACTGGTTCTCCAGATTCCAAATTATTTATTGATTTGAATGTGTTTTTGAAAAAAAATTACACCAAACGCGATTCAATTACCAAGCTGTATCAAGTGTATGCAAACCTTCACAAAGACAAAAAATCTTTGGATTCATTGAGCAACGCATTGGAACAACCTTTTGATTCAATTGTCATTCAACAAAATAGATATCTGACCAATTTTATTGATGCGAATACTTCTTCTTTCGCTTGTTTGGCAGCCATTCAGCAATTAAATTCGGATCAATTTTTATCGTATTATCAGAAATTAGACAAGGCACTTACAACAAAATATCCTGATTCTCCGTACATCAAATTTTTTCACAATAAGATGAACGATATGGCGCGCCTTGCTGTTGGCTCTGAAGCTCCCGATATTAAATTAAATGATCCGCTCGGAGAACCTGTTTCACTTTCTTCCTTGAGAGGGAAAATCGTGTTGATTGATTTTTGGGCTTCGTGGTGTGGACCTTGCAAAGAGGAACTTCCAAACGTAGTAGCAGCCTATAAAAAATACAAAGACAAAGGATTTACGGTGTTCAGCGTTTCCTTGGATAAAGACAAAAAAGATTGGACGGATGCCATCCAAAAATTTGATTTGACTTGGACGCAAGTAAGTGATTTAGCATATTGGAATTCGTCGGTTGTGAAACTGTACGGTTTAACAAGTATTCCGCAAACTTATTTAATTGACAAAGACGGAAAAATTATTGCGAAAGGCTTGAGAGGCGATGATTTGCAAAATAAATTAGCCGAACTATTAAAATAA
- the gatB gene encoding Asp-tRNA(Asn)/Glu-tRNA(Gln) amidotransferase subunit GatB, producing the protein MTDKYEAVIGLEVHIQLLTKSKAYCTDSTEFGAMPNTLVSPISLGHPGTLPKSNKKVIEFAVRLGLACHCDIREENQYARKNYFYADLPKGYQITQDKTPICTGGYVMIKKDDGSEKKINLTRIHMEEDAGKSIHDLDPFDTLVDYNRAGVALLEMVSEPEIRTAEEAYKYLSEIRKLVRYLDICDGNMEEGSMRCDANVSVRLRGSETFGKRTEVKNMNSIRNVQRAIEFEVKRQIAAVENGEEIAQDTRSFDASTGSTFVMRSKETANDYRYFPEPDLQPVLITQEYIATVKKTLPPLPDELYKKYISEIGLSAYDAGVLTENKLLALYFEKLISHTENYKAAANWLMGSIKSYLNENAIGIEKFSITAEKMAQLIQLIDEGKVSNTVASQSIFPEMLTESGKSPLQIAEEKNLIQQSDSGTLNEYVKQAISKYPEKVIEYKNGKESLVGLFMGEVMKLSKGKADPKIANELVKKMLSEN; encoded by the coding sequence ATGACAGATAAATACGAAGCCGTTATCGGCTTAGAAGTTCACATACAACTCTTAACAAAAAGCAAAGCTTATTGTACCGATTCAACAGAATTTGGTGCGATGCCAAACACGTTGGTAAGTCCGATTTCGTTGGGACACCCAGGCACTTTGCCAAAATCAAATAAAAAAGTAATTGAGTTTGCTGTACGACTCGGTTTGGCTTGTCATTGCGACATTCGAGAAGAAAATCAATACGCGCGAAAAAATTATTTTTATGCGGATTTACCGAAAGGATATCAAATTACACAAGATAAAACGCCCATTTGTACTGGTGGCTATGTGATGATAAAAAAAGACGATGGCTCAGAGAAAAAAATAAATCTGACGCGCATACACATGGAAGAAGATGCTGGAAAAAGCATTCATGATTTAGATCCATTTGATACGTTAGTAGATTACAATCGTGCTGGAGTGGCACTTTTGGAAATGGTGAGCGAACCAGAAATACGAACTGCCGAAGAAGCTTATAAATATTTGAGCGAAATCCGGAAATTAGTGCGCTATTTAGATATTTGTGATGGAAATATGGAAGAAGGAAGCATGCGCTGCGATGCCAATGTTTCTGTACGTCTGAGAGGTTCTGAAACTTTCGGAAAGCGTACGGAAGTTAAAAATATGAACTCGATTCGTAACGTACAACGCGCCATTGAATTTGAAGTAAAACGCCAAATTGCAGCTGTTGAAAACGGAGAAGAAATTGCACAAGATACACGCAGTTTTGATGCGAGTACAGGTTCTACATTTGTGATGCGAAGTAAAGAAACGGCAAATGATTACCGTTATTTTCCGGAACCAGATTTACAACCAGTTTTGATTACGCAAGAATACATTGCAACCGTAAAAAAAACATTGCCTCCCCTACCCGATGAATTGTATAAAAAATACATTTCGGAAATTGGTCTTTCCGCTTACGATGCTGGTGTTTTAACGGAAAATAAATTATTGGCGCTTTATTTTGAGAAACTTATTTCGCATACAGAAAATTACAAAGCTGCCGCAAATTGGCTGATGGGCTCTATCAAATCGTATTTGAACGAGAATGCCATCGGCATTGAAAAATTCAGCATTACTGCTGAAAAAATGGCGCAATTAATTCAATTGATTGACGAAGGAAAAGTAAGTAATACGGTAGCTTCGCAAAGTATTTTTCCGGAAATGCTTACGGAAAGCGGGAAATCACCTTTGCAAATTGCAGAGGAAAAAAATCTGATTCAACAAAGCGATTCAGGAACTTTAAATGAATATGTGAAACAAGCGATTTCAAAATATCCTGAAAAAGTAATCGAATACAAAAACGGAAAAGAAAGTTTAGTGGGTCTATTTATGGGCGAAGTAATGAAATTATCAAAAGGAAAAGCAGATCCGAAAATTGCCAACGAATTAGTAAAAAAAATGCTCTCGGAAAATTAA